TAAAATGTATACATAGAGAATATCAACAAATTGAAATTCTACCGGTTTATTCGTTTGTTCTATAAAAAACTGCACAACCGGTTCGGAGGCAATACCCTTTCGTATCATGTCTTCTTTCGTTAAAGAAACCTCTGTTACACTTGGTGAAAACATATTCGCTAATTCATCTAGAGACAAATCCTCTTTCATTGTTTGAATTTTATCAATACGTTCTAATATCTTTTCTTTCGGAAAAAATGTTTCTTGCCCTGTAAAAGTTGATTTTCTTACAAACCAATCTTCTGGTATTAAATTCTTTCTTTTCCACCTATATAGCTGTCCGTATGAAATACCAGT
This sequence is a window from Bacillus pseudomycoides DSM 12442. Protein-coding genes within it:
- a CDS encoding YhbD family protein produces the protein MSTDLISKKDLLELTGISYGQLYRWKRKNLIPEDWFVRKSTFTGQETFFPKEKILERIDKIQTMKEDLSLDELANMFSPSVTEVSLTKEDMIRKGIASEPVVQFFIEQTNKPVEFQFVDILYVYILEELLQSGEISLEEGKMILQVLHEHYEIMKQKNSELVVVRKLGIATCFLVSNVEDLFFEKGTKIVVRLTIMQYTEALKSKLL